The genomic segment TTAAGAGAACCAAAAGACACTTCGACTAAACATAGGAAACTAAGGTCCAGGGATGTGCCTGGTTGTGCTTGCTTGGTGATTTGAAATGACCATGCCTGCATGAAAACTTCCAGCTTTCTGAAGCCTTTCTACCTCCTTGAGAATTTTCCCAACTTTCCTGCCAAGTTTATACTGCCGCATGCATGTGCACAGATTTGTTTTATTGGCCATCATACCTTCCTGCATTGAATTTACTTCAAGTATTGCCTTTTCAATTCTTTGCAGCCACTCATTTAACTTGTTTTGTTGCTATTTTATCATTTCGATCAGCCAACTCAAGCTCATGTTTCACTCTTTTCCTCTGATCAGGTAGATTATCCATTTCTTTCTCGAAGGTGTTAACATTTGATTGGAATCTAACAGTATTGTAAATGTAAGAGAAGACAGAGCCGTTTAGAAGGCGGCCAGTTTCCAACTATAGTGAACTCACAATCGAAGCAACACCATGGCAAAACTTTTGGTGAACAGGATGCCAAATCCttgaggaaaaataaaaaataaaatcaaaggcaAGGAACTACTGAAACTACAAAAGTGTTTATGGGATTAATGATCTTAATTTTGAAGGTAGACCACTGtgaccaagatttttttttctttgggctGTATGCTGAATTGGTCAATGTTATGATATGGCATAGACTAATGAAGAAGATAAGCAGAAATTCCATATGCAGAGAATATTTGAAGGCAATGTTTACTGAAggcaatttcattatttatctttCTACTTCTTACAGCATTAGTTTCTCTTCAGGGTTTCCCAACAGAAGGCTGCCCACTTTCTTTATCTTGCAGCTTCTTACACGAAAAAATTGAGAAAcgaagaaggaagaaaagggaaaagaataTTTGACAGCCATACAACGAACCCTTTTTTGGTGGAGGGGAGTATTGAACTTCACATCAAGATTGCTTACCAACTTCTCTCGGGTGTTTCTGGTTCTTCAGCCCTACAAACATTAAGAATAATCCAAAATGTAGTTAGGAGAAGGATAATTAGGAAACAACATTCTTCTTAAAGATACCACAACAATCTATAATCAGCAAAAATAGTTTCAGAACAGGAAACAAGGAAAAAAGCTGTTTCAGATGTAAAATGATCGACCTCTCTTCTTTTCCGAGTGATGTTGAGACTGCACATGCTTGGAATCGTCGCTGAACAAGCGATTTAATCTCATAATCTTGCCATGTGATATTATTCCACCATTCCAGCTCTCCTCTTATTTCTTTAATAGCTGCAGCGTTGTAGGCTGTGATAGGAAGCTTCATCAACAATGAGCAGTTGCTCACCCCAATCCTCTCCAGAACCGGCAAATGTACTGTTCTTGTGCAGACACCCTTCAGATTGACCATATCCcacatttctattatttttaactttggaAGCTCTGAATTAGACGCAGATCCAGCTATAAGACGTTTGATCCTTCTGCATTCACCTACCTTAATCTCTTCAAGGTTTTTTAGCTGtcgaagaaaagagaaggatatCAGCTGCTTCTCCAGTCTTCCGCAATCTACCACTTCTAAAGTCTTCAACATGCCGAGGCAGCCTCTTTTAGGGACAATTCCTTCCAAAATAGCTGACAGATTTTTCAAGCGTCTAAGTTTCAAATGCTCCAAATTAGGTAACATGCTTCTCAGGATAGTCTCCCCATTTATCAGACTTGTGATCCAATCACAACTTGATATCGTCAGAGACTTTAAGCCTGATAGGCCATGCAAATTATGCCTGACAACTACTTCAGATAAATTATCCATGCCTCCACAATTTACAAGGTCCAGTGCACTTGCATTGCAGAATAATCCTTCGAGCCCTCCTGTCATCAGATCAACCCCTCTAAGAATGACCCTCTTCTCATCATGTTGAGTAGGCAGATAATTTGAATGACAGCTCCTTGGACTAATCCTTATGTTGAACTTCCTCAAACGTTTCAACCAGTCACTTTCTAGGGTAAGGCAATTGGCAGAGTCTAGCCTCAAGTGAAGAACTGAAAGTTTCTGCAACGATAGTAACTCGTCAAATGCTGCTCTTGGTTCTCCTACGTTACCCGTAGCATCCCATTTATATGCACTGGAAGACATGTCCAAGGCCTCAAGGCTAGATAATCCCCGAAGTGTTCCAGTTTCGATGTTTTCTAAGTAAAGGGTGTGAGACAAGTTCAAATATCTGAGATTACCAAGCATACCCCTTTTCCAGGGTAGTTCTCGCAGCCGTGTGCCAGAGAGATCAAGCATTTGGAGTTCGCAAAGATCTCCAAATAGGGGTAGTTTTTCTAGATAACAACAGTCTCTTACAAGAAAGGCCCTGAGCTGGACTAGATGAAGTAGGGTAGAAGGCAATGATTTAATTAGAGTGCCACTTAAATTCAGGACTCTAAGTGCTCTTACTTCTTGAAATAAGTTATCAGGTATTTTCTCTAGAGGATTGCCCTGGAGAAGTAACACGGTCATCCTGGAGCATCTAAACAGTTGGCTAGGAATCCTTGTAATGTTGCAGTTCATAAATGAAATCCTTGTGAGAGATTTCTGCAACTTCTGTGGTATGACAGACACTGAAGTACCTGCTTGGCAAAAGAATCCTGTTTCTATTGAAATCCATATGGCCATATCCCTCGCCAAACCATGCATCCTTACAGTTCCAACGCCTTCACCTTGTTCTAGCATGCAAGAAtccttcaaattttcaatcaaagaaATCCCATAATTGAATGACTGCTCAAGAGTTTGATGGTCATCGATTAAGCCATCAGCAATCCAGCATTGTATCAGTTCATTTGCTTCAATTGAAAAGTTTTCTGGGTATAAAGAGCAGTACAAAAAGCACCACCGATGAATCTTACTTGGTAACGAG from the Populus nigra chromosome 1, ddPopNigr1.1, whole genome shotgun sequence genome contains:
- the LOC133691014 gene encoding disease resistance protein At4g27190-like, translating into MEIVGAFVAEVTQCMSIFLFRKISTLVSLHGNMKSLQSEIQKLISRKNELEEDIRLAITEGKNPTSQALNWIKRVEEIEHDVQLMMEDAGNSSVCGSNLDCCMHSGLRLRKTAKKKCGEVKQLLIDSCTLHIMVLDRKPPIKPVENMTAPSLAGQKAAEEMLEELLRCLKDGAIKRIAVWGMGGIGKTTLVKNFNNLLESPPLMQSFDVVIWVTVSKDLDLRRVQSRIAERLNLEFDVGESTEGRAIKLHETLMKTRFLLILDDVWEKLDLDIVGIPQDDEHAKCKILLTTRNLDVCRGMMTTVNIKMDVLNEAAAWNLFAESAGDVVELEVINPLARAIARRCCGLPLAIKTMGSSMRKKNMIELWENVLCQLQHSTLHVRSVMEEVYLPLNLSYISLPSKIHRWCFLYCSLYPENFSIEANELIQCWIADGLIDDHQTLEQSFNYGISLIENLKDSCMLEQGEGVGTVRMHGLARDMAIWISIETGFFCQAGTSVSVIPQKLQKSLTRISFMNCNITRIPSQLFRCSRMTVLLLQGNPLEKIPDNLFQEVRALRVLNLSGTLIKSLPSTLLHLVQLRAFLVRDCCYLEKLPLFGDLCELQMLDLSGTRLRELPWKRGMLGNLRYLNLSHTLYLENIETGTLRGLSSLEALDMSSSAYKWDATGNVGEPRAAFDELLSLQKLSVLHLRLDSANCLTLESDWLKRLRKFNIRISPRSCHSNYLPTQHDEKRVILRGVDLMTGGLEGLFCNASALDLVNCGGMDNLSEVVVRHNLHGLSGLKSLTISSCDWITSLINGETILRSMLPNLEHLKLRRLKNLSAILEGIVPKRGCLGMLKTLEVVDCGRLEKQLISFSFLRQLKNLEEIKVGECRRIKRLIAGSASNSELPKLKIIEMWDMVNLKGVCTRTVHLPVLERIGVSNCSLLMKLPITAYNAAAIKEIRGELEWWNNITWQDYEIKSLVQRRFQACAVSTSLGKEERAEEPETPERSW